A single region of the Pseudorhodoplanes sp. genome encodes:
- a CDS encoding IclR family transcriptional regulator, with protein MKQVTAPNLGLAASGGLERRPRARAATPVKSETGTLDLALRILEFLAGQGQPIALTTIANTFSASKATVYRHLQGLARHGFVRRDEVTGRYAVGVKLMVLGESARSHFEIAGVARKELMRLRDTTHQAISLCALIDGELVVLDLVHGHTIVEFATRPGTRFDLHASAHGKTWLAFGPSELLQQVLGRPRKAWTPHTLTDAKALENEVRAVKKRGWATAPNQTVTGVNTIAAPVFDHTNRLVGSIAIVGSTQFIPDRPSDALVNEVLAAAQRISRALGWKA; from the coding sequence ATGAAACAAGTTACGGCACCGAACCTTGGTCTTGCTGCCTCCGGCGGTCTCGAGCGGCGTCCACGAGCGCGCGCGGCAACACCGGTCAAGAGCGAGACCGGCACGCTTGACCTTGCGTTGCGCATCCTCGAATTCCTGGCCGGACAGGGTCAGCCGATTGCGCTGACGACGATTGCCAATACTTTCTCGGCGTCGAAGGCGACGGTGTATCGGCACCTGCAGGGACTTGCGCGGCACGGTTTCGTGCGGCGCGACGAGGTGACAGGACGTTACGCTGTCGGCGTGAAGCTGATGGTGCTCGGTGAATCCGCCCGCAGTCATTTTGAGATTGCCGGCGTGGCGCGCAAGGAGCTGATGCGCCTGCGCGACACGACACATCAGGCGATCTCGCTGTGCGCGCTGATCGATGGCGAGCTGGTAGTGCTTGACCTGGTGCACGGTCACACCATCGTCGAATTCGCAACGCGCCCCGGTACCCGCTTCGACCTGCATGCTAGCGCGCATGGAAAGACCTGGCTCGCATTTGGGCCGTCGGAACTGTTGCAACAGGTGCTGGGCCGCCCACGCAAGGCGTGGACGCCGCATACGCTGACCGATGCGAAGGCGCTGGAAAATGAAGTCCGTGCGGTGAAGAAGCGCGGCTGGGCGACGGCTCCCAATCAGACGGTGACCGGCGTGAACACGATCGCGGCGCCGGTCTTCGACCACACCAACCGTCTGGTCGGATCGATCGCCATCGTTGGATCGACACAGTTCATTCCTGACCGGCCGAGCGACGCGCTGGTCAATGAAGTTTTGGCCGCAGCGCAGCGGATTTCGCGTGCGCTCGGGTGGAAGGCGTGA
- a CDS encoding tripartite tricarboxylate transporter substrate binding protein: MGALRYVWLAFAGAVAFTSPQANAQTWPAREVKFVVPFTSGTTSDILARAVAEDIAGAIGKPVVVDNQGGAGGNLGAGSVAKADPDGHTILFATTGPAATNKLMYKNLTFDPQKDFEPIVLIGKSPVIIAANPSVPAKSLKELTDYLKANPGKLNAGYPGNGTLGHITGELFQQRAQVKMGGIQYRGSAAIINDLLGGHIDVAMDSMAPYVSNVKEGKLRALAIAGTSRWPGLPDVPTVAESGLPGFEASVWYALLAPAGTPPDVVAKLNAAANAFLKTSKAKDLFSKLGVQSAGGTPADLKKFVADEIEKWSPIVKAANISF, translated from the coding sequence ATGGGTGCTTTAAGATATGTCTGGCTGGCATTCGCCGGCGCCGTTGCATTCACGTCTCCGCAGGCTAATGCGCAGACTTGGCCCGCGCGCGAGGTGAAGTTCGTCGTGCCCTTCACCAGCGGCACGACCTCCGACATTCTCGCGCGCGCGGTCGCCGAGGATATCGCGGGCGCGATCGGCAAACCTGTCGTTGTCGACAATCAGGGCGGGGCGGGCGGCAATCTCGGCGCCGGGTCGGTCGCGAAGGCAGACCCAGACGGTCACACCATCCTGTTCGCGACCACCGGTCCTGCGGCGACCAACAAGCTGATGTACAAGAACCTGACTTTCGACCCGCAGAAGGATTTCGAGCCGATCGTGCTGATCGGCAAGTCGCCGGTCATCATCGCAGCCAATCCGAGTGTGCCGGCGAAGTCGCTGAAGGAGCTGACCGATTATCTGAAGGCAAATCCCGGCAAGCTGAATGCGGGCTATCCCGGCAATGGCACGCTCGGCCATATCACCGGCGAATTGTTCCAGCAGCGCGCGCAGGTGAAGATGGGCGGCATTCAGTATCGCGGTAGCGCCGCGATCATCAATGATCTGTTGGGCGGACATATCGATGTCGCGATGGATTCGATGGCGCCTTATGTCAGCAACGTGAAGGAAGGAAAGTTGCGCGCGCTGGCCATTGCCGGCACCAGCCGCTGGCCTGGTTTGCCCGATGTGCCGACTGTTGCTGAGTCCGGTCTTCCGGGTTTCGAAGCGTCGGTCTGGTACGCGCTGCTGGCGCCGGCAGGCACACCACCTGACGTCGTCGCAAAGCTCAATGCCGCGGCAAACGCTTTTTTGAAGACGAGCAAGGCGAAGGATCTGTTCAGCAAGCTTGGAGTGCAGAGCGCAGGCGGAACGCCGGCCGACTTGAAGAAATTTGTCGCCGACGAAATCGAGAAGTGGTCGCCGATCGTCAAGGCCGCCAATATTTCTTTCTGA
- a CDS encoding DUF6282 family protein: MITSSPNGRQDEVADLLKGAVDLHCHSGPSVMPRILDHHDALMDAAEAKFAAVVYKDHYYPGMAHAAVLEKLFPGTGVRLFSGVALNNATGGVNPYAVDHCVKLGGKIVWMPTFSAANHIYQNESGAKSFPKTAQRMLEPTPLTVLDANKQLTDETKQVLDIIAAADIILAGGHLHVSELFVLFEDAKRRGVKKMLVNHPTYVVGCSDEDMRGLVALGAYLEHSICMFLECRVKHFEPSDLVHLVEVAGVDRTILGSDLGLTEAPRPVDGFRQIVAHLLALQFSPADIRKLVSTNAAGLLDLPVAA; this comes from the coding sequence ATGATCACATCAAGCCCCAATGGACGCCAGGACGAGGTCGCCGATCTTCTTAAGGGCGCCGTCGACCTGCATTGTCACAGCGGTCCGTCGGTGATGCCGCGCATTCTGGATCATCACGACGCGCTGATGGACGCGGCAGAGGCGAAATTCGCGGCGGTCGTCTACAAGGATCACTATTATCCGGGGATGGCGCATGCAGCCGTGCTCGAAAAACTGTTCCCCGGGACTGGCGTGCGGCTGTTTTCCGGCGTCGCGCTGAACAATGCGACCGGCGGCGTCAATCCCTATGCGGTCGATCACTGCGTCAAGCTTGGCGGCAAGATCGTCTGGATGCCGACCTTCTCGGCGGCGAACCACATTTACCAGAACGAATCCGGAGCCAAGAGCTTTCCAAAGACTGCGCAACGCATGCTCGAGCCCACCCCTTTGACCGTGCTCGACGCCAACAAGCAACTGACCGACGAGACCAAGCAGGTGCTCGACATCATTGCTGCCGCCGACATCATTCTCGCCGGCGGCCACCTTCACGTCAGCGAACTATTTGTGCTCTTCGAGGATGCCAAGCGGCGCGGCGTCAAGAAGATGCTGGTCAATCACCCGACCTATGTGGTCGGGTGCAGCGACGAGGACATGCGCGGCCTGGTCGCGCTTGGCGCTTATCTCGAACATTCGATCTGCATGTTCCTCGAATGTCGGGTGAAGCATTTCGAGCCGAGCGATTTGGTGCATCTGGTCGAGGTCGCCGGCGTCGATCGCACCATTCTCGGCTCCGATCTCGGCCTCACCGAGGCGCCGCGCCCGGTCGATGGATTCCGGCAGATCGTCGCTCACCTCCTGGCGCTGCAATTCTCACCCGCCGACATTCGCAAGCTGGTCAGCACCAATGCCGCGGGCCTGCTCGATCTGCCGGTCGCGGCGTGA
- a CDS encoding IclR family transcriptional regulator gives MPKITGPAQTGVQAAILMLRTIEYLSETKRPIGVTALAQALGTTKSRIHRHLRTLMQQGYVAQGAESEKYEIGPRLLTLARHINDNFNLAGFVSPALQELRDSLGHFAVYSQVEDAGMRVLATVSGTSPIEIGVKQGSLLPFHASAQGKLALAFGPDEIRHRTLGSKLEKFTPRTIVKAAALDREIEIIRRRGWAVAPDEVAVGLNALAAPVLDATGRLVGAVGIVDLTQFIPPEPMKEQTTQTLSIAGRVSRMLGYKNSHDAT, from the coding sequence ATGCCGAAAATCACCGGGCCAGCGCAAACGGGCGTTCAGGCGGCCATCCTGATGCTGCGCACGATCGAATATCTGTCGGAAACAAAACGGCCCATCGGCGTTACCGCGCTCGCGCAGGCGCTCGGAACAACAAAAAGCCGCATCCACCGGCATCTGCGGACGCTGATGCAGCAGGGCTACGTCGCCCAGGGCGCCGAATCCGAAAAATACGAAATCGGCCCTCGCCTGCTGACGCTTGCCCGCCACATCAATGACAATTTCAACCTCGCCGGTTTTGTGTCGCCGGCGCTGCAGGAATTGCGTGACAGCCTCGGACATTTCGCCGTCTATTCGCAGGTGGAAGACGCGGGCATGCGCGTTCTGGCCACCGTATCGGGAACTTCGCCGATCGAGATCGGCGTCAAGCAAGGCTCGCTTCTGCCGTTCCACGCTTCGGCGCAAGGGAAGCTTGCACTCGCCTTCGGGCCCGACGAAATCCGCCACCGCACGCTCGGATCAAAACTTGAGAAATTCACGCCGCGCACGATCGTCAAAGCGGCAGCGCTTGATCGCGAAATCGAAATCATCCGGCGCCGGGGATGGGCGGTGGCTCCGGACGAAGTCGCCGTCGGCCTCAATGCCCTGGCTGCGCCGGTGCTGGATGCAACCGGCCGCCTGGTCGGAGCTGTCGGCATCGTTGATCTGACGCAATTCATTCCGCCGGAGCCTATGAAAGAGCAAACTACGCAAACGCTTTCCATCGCCGGGCGGGTTTCGAGAATGCTCGGCTATAAGAACAGTCACGACGCCACCTAG
- a CDS encoding sugar ABC transporter ATP-binding protein: MTVGHTRAAPLFELRGISKQFPGVKALDDVSFDIRAGETHMLLGENGAGKSTLMKILCGAYESDAGAFFHNGEKVEIASPTDARKFGIAVIFQEFTLVPYLDIAQNIFLGREFPGRIPGITDRRRLYKESRRVLDMIGFDIDPKRPVHTLGIAQQQMVEIAKALSQDARILVMDEPTAALSDRETELLFAMIARLKAQGVAIVYISHRLPEVFALGDRITILRDGRKIASMLPSETTPDALVTLMVGRSVDHTYAREFVAPGDVVLEVKDLAAENGISGINLTVRTGEIVGLCGLVGSGRTEVARAIFGADRVTSGEIRLFGEKVRGLPEDSARRGMGMIPENRKAQGLALGRSVRDNILLAGLSRIFPSGLFSPGHGRRIAQGMIERLRIATPSPNRPVSVLSGGNQQKVVVGKWLNANSRFFIFDEPTRGIDVGAKAEIFALLDRLVREGAAVLMISSEQTEIVHVCDRAYVMRDGRIAGELARNELTEENIVRLGMHQ; encoded by the coding sequence GTGACAGTTGGTCACACGCGGGCCGCGCCGCTTTTTGAACTGCGCGGCATCAGCAAACAATTTCCCGGCGTGAAAGCGCTGGACGATGTGTCATTCGACATCAGGGCCGGCGAAACACACATGCTGCTGGGCGAAAACGGCGCCGGCAAATCCACATTGATGAAGATCCTCTGCGGCGCTTACGAAAGCGACGCTGGCGCCTTCTTTCACAATGGCGAAAAGGTCGAAATCGCTTCGCCCACCGACGCGCGCAAATTCGGCATTGCCGTCATTTTCCAGGAATTCACGCTCGTTCCCTATCTCGACATTGCGCAGAATATTTTTCTTGGCCGCGAGTTTCCCGGCCGCATCCCCGGCATCACCGACCGACGGCGGCTATACAAAGAATCCCGCCGGGTGCTCGACATGATCGGATTCGACATTGATCCGAAGCGTCCGGTCCACACGCTCGGTATCGCGCAGCAGCAGATGGTGGAGATCGCCAAGGCGCTGTCGCAGGATGCCCGCATCCTGGTGATGGATGAGCCGACCGCCGCCCTTTCCGATCGCGAAACAGAATTGCTTTTTGCGATGATTGCACGGCTGAAGGCGCAGGGCGTGGCCATCGTTTACATTTCGCACCGCCTGCCGGAAGTCTTTGCGCTCGGCGACCGCATTACCATTCTCCGCGACGGCCGCAAAATTGCATCGATGCTGCCATCCGAAACAACGCCTGACGCGCTGGTGACGCTGATGGTCGGCCGCTCAGTGGATCATACCTATGCGCGCGAATTTGTTGCGCCGGGCGACGTGGTTCTTGAAGTGAAAGATCTTGCGGCAGAGAACGGAATTTCCGGGATCAATTTGACCGTTCGCACCGGAGAGATCGTCGGTCTCTGCGGACTTGTGGGATCAGGACGCACCGAGGTCGCGCGCGCGATTTTCGGCGCCGACCGCGTCACCTCGGGGGAAATCCGCCTGTTCGGCGAGAAGGTGCGCGGTTTGCCCGAAGATTCCGCGCGCCGCGGCATGGGCATGATCCCGGAAAACCGCAAGGCCCAGGGTTTGGCTCTTGGCCGTTCGGTCCGCGACAATATCCTGCTGGCCGGCCTGTCGCGGATATTTCCGAGCGGGCTTTTCTCACCCGGTCATGGGCGCCGGATCGCGCAAGGCATGATCGAGCGGCTGCGCATTGCCACTCCAAGTCCGAACCGCCCCGTCAGCGTTCTGTCGGGGGGCAACCAGCAGAAAGTGGTCGTCGGAAAATGGCTGAACGCCAATTCCCGCTTCTTCATATTCGACGAGCCCACACGCGGGATCGACGTCGGAGCGAAGGCGGAAATCTTCGCGCTGCTGGACCGGCTTGTGCGTGAAGGCGCAGCCGTGCTGATGATCAGTTCCGAGCAGACGGAAATCGTCCACGTCTGCGACCGCGCCTACGTGATGCGCGACGGCCGCATCGCAGGAGAACTGGCCCGCAACGAACTTACGGAAGAAAACATCGTGCGACTGGGAATGCATCAATGA
- a CDS encoding ABC transporter permease, whose protein sequence is MTASQSATAGFSLISRIPGVAIVLAALIIGFGILSANFLSAGNISNILVQSTILLLVALPMTLIIMTEGLDLSAGAVLTFASIILASVSISTGSVWMGILAGLGAGLAFGVLNGSLIALLGIPPFIVTLGTLGVAQGLSLVVTDGQSIVGIPAVIEGLYSASALGIPLPIIISAIAYLLIHTLLYHTPFGTYIFALGGNREALRLAGLPDRAILIAVYSLGGLMVGFAALLMTARMNAAHPTAAIGMEFDAIAAVAVGGTSFERGDGWLLGTLLGVLAVGVLRNGLNLLAVPSSVQVACIGGLVLAALLIDGLRSRT, encoded by the coding sequence ATGACCGCTTCTCAATCGGCCACGGCCGGCTTTTCCCTCATCTCGAGAATTCCCGGCGTGGCCATCGTGCTCGCGGCCCTGATCATCGGCTTCGGGATCCTGAGCGCGAACTTCCTGAGCGCCGGCAACATCAGCAATATTCTGGTCCAGTCGACCATCCTGCTGCTGGTCGCGCTGCCGATGACGCTGATCATCATGACCGAAGGCCTCGACCTTTCGGCCGGCGCTGTTCTGACATTCGCTTCGATCATTCTCGCCAGTGTCAGCATCTCGACCGGATCGGTCTGGATGGGCATCCTCGCCGGGCTCGGAGCCGGTCTTGCCTTCGGCGTACTGAACGGCTCGCTGATCGCATTGCTGGGCATTCCACCCTTCATCGTCACGCTCGGCACCTTAGGCGTGGCGCAGGGACTCTCCCTCGTCGTCACCGACGGACAAAGCATTGTCGGCATCCCGGCCGTCATCGAAGGTCTCTATTCAGCCAGCGCCTTGGGCATCCCTCTGCCCATCATCATCAGCGCGATCGCCTATCTTCTGATCCACACACTGCTCTATCACACCCCCTTCGGCACCTATATTTTCGCGCTCGGCGGAAACCGCGAAGCGCTGCGGCTCGCCGGCCTGCCTGACAGAGCAATCCTGATCGCGGTTTACAGCCTGGGTGGATTAATGGTGGGCTTCGCCGCGCTGCTGATGACCGCACGCATGAATGCGGCGCATCCGACGGCTGCGATCGGAATGGAATTCGATGCCATCGCCGCCGTCGCCGTCGGCGGCACGTCCTTTGAGCGCGGCGACGGCTGGCTGCTCGGAACATTGCTCGGCGTTCTCGCCGTCGGCGTGTTGCGCAACGGACTTAATCTGTTGGCTGTCCCCTCGTCGGTTCAGGTGGCTTGCATCGGGGGATTGGTGCTTGCCGCGCTGCTGATTGACGGATTGCGGAGCCGCACATGA
- a CDS encoding ABC transporter permease — MSTAETAAAPRRFALPPELAQMAYRLLAAAIVCVALSFLSDAFFTANNLLNILRQTALLFLLASGLTLVILTAGLDLSVGANVALSACLAATVIKSTGYASLGFVVGLGCGALIGFINGILVTALRIPSFIATYGMLWILSGITYYYMAGETIHGFPPAFRQLGSGYLFGIPMPVYIMVLFLLLGSWFAQRTVWGQQVYAIGANPVAARLSGVPVERRLVLVYTFSGAMAGLASLIILARINSAQGDIGEELTLPAIAAVLIGGTSLFGGFGSVAGTLIGALILTLVLNGMNLLQVNASWQPLVTGVIVILAVWIDSRTRKLTE; from the coding sequence ATGAGCACGGCCGAGACTGCAGCCGCGCCGCGCCGTTTTGCGCTGCCTCCCGAGCTGGCACAGATGGCCTATCGCCTTCTCGCTGCGGCGATCGTTTGCGTCGCCCTGTCATTCCTCAGCGATGCCTTTTTCACGGCCAACAATCTGCTCAATATTCTGAGGCAGACGGCGCTGCTGTTCCTGCTCGCATCCGGCCTCACCCTGGTGATCCTGACCGCCGGCCTCGACCTTTCGGTGGGAGCGAATGTTGCTCTCTCCGCCTGCCTTGCCGCCACAGTGATCAAAAGCACCGGCTATGCGTCGCTCGGTTTCGTGGTCGGACTTGGTTGCGGTGCGCTGATCGGCTTCATCAACGGCATTCTGGTGACGGCGCTGCGCATCCCGTCCTTCATCGCAACCTACGGCATGCTCTGGATTCTTTCCGGCATCACATATTACTACATGGCCGGCGAAACCATTCACGGCTTCCCTCCGGCGTTCCGGCAGCTCGGCAGCGGATATCTCTTCGGAATCCCGATGCCGGTTTATATAATGGTCTTGTTCCTGCTGCTCGGTAGCTGGTTTGCGCAGCGCACAGTCTGGGGGCAACAGGTTTATGCCATCGGCGCCAATCCGGTGGCGGCGCGCCTCTCGGGCGTGCCGGTGGAGCGGCGGTTGGTGCTCGTCTACACCTTCAGCGGCGCCATGGCGGGCCTCGCCTCGCTGATCATTCTTGCACGCATCAACTCGGCGCAGGGCGATATCGGCGAAGAACTCACATTGCCAGCCATCGCCGCGGTGCTGATCGGCGGAACCTCGCTGTTCGGCGGATTCGGATCGGTGGCCGGCACGCTGATCGGCGCGCTGATCCTGACGCTGGTGCTGAACGGCATGAACCTGCTGCAGGTCAACGCATCCTGGCAACCGCTCGTCACCGGGGTCATCGTCATCCTTGCCGTGTGGATCGACAGCCGCACGCGCAAGCTCACCGAATAG
- a CDS encoding sugar ABC transporter substrate-binding protein, whose protein sequence is MKHLATGMAAILALAGSFGTARADGETIAVFTKNQTNPYFQAVRVGTETAGKALKAKIIQYVPTKPDSIPEQLSQVEDVIVKKPDAVVFIPVDYKALVPAVAKIDGAKIPIVNITDRIASGNVVAYVGADDYNIGLETGRYLLKAMGGKGNVIILEGVKGSLTNIDRVRGFTDALKEFPNVKLVAQQPANYQRLQALQVMENLMQSHSQIDGVLAANDPMAVGAIEALDGANRKAMVVGINGSKEAVDLIKSGKLLASGDFNGFIQGCLGTEIAVRHLRKEKTPKEIILKPVVIQKSNYQPYETPVEQRQCPKLADVAK, encoded by the coding sequence ATGAAGCATCTTGCAACCGGCATGGCCGCCATCCTGGCATTGGCGGGCTCATTCGGCACCGCCCGCGCCGACGGTGAAACCATCGCCGTTTTCACCAAGAACCAGACCAATCCCTATTTCCAGGCGGTGCGGGTCGGCACGGAAACCGCCGGCAAGGCGCTGAAGGCCAAGATCATCCAATATGTCCCGACCAAGCCGGACAGCATTCCAGAACAATTGTCGCAGGTCGAAGACGTCATCGTCAAAAAGCCCGACGCAGTCGTCTTCATCCCGGTCGATTACAAGGCACTGGTGCCCGCCGTCGCCAAGATCGATGGCGCCAAGATTCCTATCGTCAACATCACCGACCGCATCGCCAGCGGCAATGTCGTCGCCTATGTCGGCGCCGACGACTACAATATTGGTCTGGAAACGGGCCGCTATCTGCTGAAGGCCATGGGCGGCAAGGGTAACGTCATCATTCTCGAAGGCGTGAAAGGCTCGCTCACCAATATCGACCGCGTGCGCGGCTTCACCGATGCGCTGAAGGAATTCCCCAATGTGAAGCTGGTGGCGCAGCAGCCGGCCAACTATCAGCGCCTGCAGGCGCTGCAGGTGATGGAAAACCTGATGCAGTCGCACTCACAGATTGACGGCGTTCTCGCCGCCAATGACCCGATGGCGGTCGGCGCGATCGAGGCGCTCGACGGCGCCAATCGCAAGGCGATGGTCGTCGGCATCAACGGCAGCAAGGAAGCCGTCGACCTGATCAAGTCCGGCAAGCTTCTGGCGAGCGGCGATTTCAACGGCTTCATCCAGGGCTGCCTCGGCACCGAGATCGCCGTGCGCCATCTGCGCAAGGAAAAGACGCCGAAGGAGATCATTCTGAAGCCGGTGGTGATTCAGAAGAGCAACTATCAGCCCTATGAGACCCCGGTCGAGCAGCGGCAATGCCCGAAGCTCGCCGACGTCGCGAAGTGA
- a CDS encoding FAD-linked oxidase C-terminal domain-containing protein: MGERVTAAAAVLAAHGQQESYHAPHAPDLVAFPESTAEVAAIVRACAEAGMPMIPYGAGTSLEGNANAPQGGLCIDFARMKAVLAVNAEDMDCRVQPGITRKALNAELRNSGLFFPIDPGADASIGGMTSTRASGTMAVRYGTMRDNVLSLEVVLADGRVTRTSQRARKSAAGYDLTRLFVGAEGTLGIITEITLKLHPVPEAVSAAVCPFESFEGAVSTAIAVIQAGIPVARLELLDEVMIRGVNAYAKLGAMEKPTLFIEFHGSPASVAEQAQITEDIARDHGALQFHWANKPEERSKLWSARDNTLYAGLGLRPGSKAMITDVCVPVSRLAECLVGTKQDISESDLIAPIVGHVGDGNFHTLILIDPNSSDEIARANALHERMVMRALSLEGTCTGEHGIGEGKIAFLERELGDAVGLMRAIKRTLDPQGLMNPGKVFR; this comes from the coding sequence ATGGGCGAACGGGTGACCGCCGCCGCCGCGGTCCTGGCGGCGCACGGACAGCAGGAATCCTATCACGCCCCGCATGCGCCCGATCTCGTCGCATTTCCGGAAAGCACCGCAGAAGTTGCGGCGATCGTGCGGGCTTGCGCGGAAGCCGGAATGCCGATGATTCCCTACGGCGCCGGCACGTCGCTGGAGGGCAATGCCAACGCGCCGCAAGGTGGCCTCTGCATCGACTTCGCGCGCATGAAGGCCGTTCTCGCGGTCAACGCAGAGGATATGGATTGTCGCGTGCAGCCCGGCATCACGCGCAAGGCGCTGAATGCGGAACTGCGCAACAGCGGCCTGTTCTTTCCGATCGATCCCGGCGCCGACGCCTCGATTGGCGGCATGACGTCCACACGCGCGTCAGGCACCATGGCGGTGCGTTATGGCACCATGCGCGACAATGTGCTGTCGCTCGAGGTTGTGCTCGCGGACGGCCGCGTCACCCGCACCAGTCAGCGGGCGCGCAAATCGGCTGCCGGCTACGATCTGACGCGGCTGTTTGTCGGCGCCGAAGGAACGCTGGGCATCATTACCGAGATCACGCTCAAGCTGCATCCGGTGCCGGAAGCTGTTTCCGCCGCGGTCTGCCCGTTCGAGTCGTTCGAGGGCGCGGTCTCGACCGCCATCGCCGTCATCCAGGCGGGCATTCCCGTCGCCCGGCTGGAACTGCTCGACGAAGTAATGATCCGGGGCGTCAACGCGTACGCCAAGCTCGGCGCAATGGAGAAGCCGACGCTGTTCATTGAATTCCATGGCAGCCCGGCGTCGGTTGCCGAGCAGGCGCAAATCACCGAAGACATCGCGCGCGACCACGGCGCCTTACAGTTCCACTGGGCGAACAAACCGGAGGAGCGCAGCAAGCTGTGGAGCGCACGCGACAACACGCTCTATGCCGGCCTTGGATTGCGGCCGGGCAGCAAGGCAATGATCACCGATGTCTGCGTGCCGGTGTCGCGGCTGGCCGAATGTCTCGTCGGCACCAAGCAGGATATTTCCGAGTCAGACCTCATTGCGCCGATCGTCGGACATGTCGGCGACGGCAATTTTCACACCTTGATCCTCATCGATCCGAATTCATCCGACGAGATCGCGCGCGCCAATGCGCTGCATGAGCGCATGGTGATGCGGGCACTGTCGCTGGAAGGAACCTGCACCGGCGAACACGGCATCGGCGAGGGCAAGATCGCATTCCTCGAACGGGAGCTGGGCGACGCGGTGGGGTTGATGCGCGCGATCAAGCGCACTCTCGACCCGCAGGGGCTGATGAATCCGGGGAAGGTTTTTCGCTAA
- a CDS encoding cobalamin-independent methionine synthase II family protein: MPQQPLIKTTVVGSYPVPDWLLALPSEQALADATRVVIHTQEHSGIDVVCDGELSRFDVNHPETNGMIEYFIKPMSGIRSDVTFSELVSYRGQKSMKFRTRPPGVVHGPIGSGTLDLPQACARAKALATKPFKFTLTGPHMLAKTLLDLHYKNLPDLAMAIADALAEQVRYLDADVVQIDEANLPGSPDEWTWAAAAMNRVLDAVKTIPAVHLCFGNYGGQSIQKGKWSKLIDYLNALHVDHIVMENAHRPAEELAAFRGLRPEIGLGLGVVDIKSTEIETADQIAKSIERAENILGSGRVKYIHPDCGFWMLKRGIADGKIQALVAGRELYEGRKPETAMPA; the protein is encoded by the coding sequence ATGCCACAGCAACCCCTCATCAAAACAACCGTCGTTGGCTCCTATCCTGTGCCGGACTGGTTGTTGGCTCTGCCGTCCGAACAGGCGCTGGCCGATGCCACGCGTGTCGTGATCCACACGCAGGAGCACTCGGGCATTGACGTGGTGTGCGACGGCGAGCTGTCGCGTTTTGACGTCAATCATCCTGAAACAAACGGCATGATTGAATATTTCATCAAACCGATGTCGGGTATTCGTTCGGACGTGACGTTCAGCGAATTGGTCAGCTATCGCGGGCAGAAGTCGATGAAATTTCGCACGCGTCCGCCCGGCGTCGTGCATGGCCCGATCGGTTCGGGCACACTCGATCTGCCGCAAGCCTGCGCGCGTGCGAAGGCGCTCGCCACGAAACCGTTCAAGTTTACCCTGACCGGTCCGCACATGCTGGCAAAGACGCTCCTCGATCTGCATTATAAGAACCTGCCGGACCTCGCGATGGCCATCGCGGACGCGCTGGCGGAACAAGTTCGCTATCTCGACGCTGATGTTGTGCAGATCGATGAAGCGAATCTCCCCGGCAGCCCGGACGAATGGACGTGGGCGGCCGCCGCGATGAATCGCGTGCTGGATGCGGTCAAGACCATTCCCGCGGTGCATCTCTGCTTCGGGAATTACGGCGGCCAATCGATCCAGAAGGGGAAATGGAGCAAACTGATCGACTATCTGAACGCTCTGCATGTCGATCATATCGTCATGGAAAATGCGCATCGTCCCGCAGAGGAACTGGCGGCCTTCCGCGGGCTGCGTCCTGAGATCGGCCTTGGCCTCGGCGTTGTCGACATCAAATCGACTGAGATCGAAACGGCTGACCAGATTGCAAAGTCGATCGAGCGCGCCGAAAATATTTTGGGCTCGGGGCGGGTCAAGTATATCCACCCTGATTGCGGCTTCTGGATGCTGAAGCGCGGCATCGCCGATGGAAAAATTCAAGCTCTGGTCGCGGGACGGGAGCTTTACGAAGGCCGCAAGCCGGAGACGGCAATGCCGGCGTGA